In Gossypium hirsutum isolate 1008001.06 chromosome D01, Gossypium_hirsutum_v2.1, whole genome shotgun sequence, the genomic window acttaaataatataaaataaatatatatttactgaAATGGGATAACAGAGGCATTTTTTATAAAACTAggcaaattaaataataaaaaatagtgtCGCCTAACTAATCGGCGGCACCAACCTCACCTACCACCAATCATTACACTCACGattagttttgaaaaaaaaatttggtgctgCCTGAGCAATCGGCAACACCGGTATGTATCATGTAAAAAATACGCACCTGAAAAGTATGAATACGAcaccaaaataaattaatatataacttctttttttaaaagattaaaaaagctGGAAATCAAATTTAAAGCTGAACTTCTGACTAACCAATTATGTCAGTGGCAGGCCATCAAGTCGATGCCGCCACGACATTGTCGTGACCAATTAGTCACAAGttctactgattttttttttttacttttaatgcttcttttaatcttttaaaaaataaaaaagaagaaattgtaTCGATTTATTCCAATGCCGATTGCATGATACATATCAGTGTTGCCGATTGCCCTGGCGgcaccaaaaaaatatattattttttcaaaactaATCATCAATGTAATGATTGGTGGCAGCTGAAGTTAGTACAGCCGATTGATCAGACAACGccactttttagtgtttaatttacctaatttCCTAAATAATGCCCCTTGTTATCccatttcaaaaaatttttaatttttatattatttaggtaaaaaatcCTTCAAACCCTGAAATAACGTCCTTAGTAAGGTTAACCATGAACCTTGAAATGATACCTATGCAATACTTATTTTAAAAATGCAGGGATCAAAATGCATTcaacactataaaatagggaCCTAAACAGTACTTTTACCAACAATTTACAATTAGAAACAACGAGATATATATTGATAAGATTCGAGCTCACAAATCCTTTAGGTGAAGACGAATAAATATGGAACTAGCTGTTTCCATGGTGACTGATGTTTGGAGTTGGCAAAGTTACACTAAGACGATATAGTTTCTTTGATtcccagaaaaaaaaaagaaaaaaaaaacaaataaaagatctAAAACCCATGGTGCAGGCTTAGTGTTTATTTCATAGCCAACTATAAACAGGGTCCATCTGGTATTCTATCAATACCTTGTATAGGACACTTTGAAACACTTTTATATTCTCGAATAAAGTAACCATGTCCCCTAAATATTACAACATTTGcatgtgtttgtgaatatgtcTTTGAATTCAACCCCCCCAAAAGAAACCCCATAATTTTTAATCCAAGAAATTTATATCCTTTCATTCATTATATATAATATGTTATATTTCCATTGTAGTttcagaagaagaagaagaagaagaagaagaagaggaaaagtgAAGGGTTTATTGTTTGTTTTTAGCTTAAAAAAACCAGGGAACAGCTTTGAATTGTAAGTTGATTCTACCCTTTCCTTATTTTCTAACCCTAACCCCAACCCCGTATTGTTTTGTCTGCTTTCTCCCCCATGGCCCCattctccatttctttttcttCAGAGTGAGTGTTTGTGAGTGAGTGACTGTGATGTGTTTTAAAATAttagtgagagagagagagagtgtaCTCTTTTTTTGTGCTGCCTGTCATGGCACTACAAATCCCACGTTTTCCTCAGTCTGCCTTTACCTTCTTTGTTCATCATAGTTTCTTCaattaatttcccttttttttcttcttttcttgttcaatataattgtttgtgttgtttgataatataattatacatttacTTTGGGTAATTCTTACTCaagtttgtgttttttttttatttgttgttcTTTTTCTTTGTCTTCGTCTTAAACTTAattcaaaaggaaaaagaaaaaaagtaaaaaccaGTTTGGTAtcagggaaaataaaaaaaaatgtcaagCTCCCACAATTCTGCACCAGAACAACTCTGCTACATCCCTTGCAACCTTTGCAACATCATTCTTGCGGTATTTAATTCTGATCCtgcatatatattaataatgtttatatatatatattaatctgaCTTCATATCATCATCATGATGTCAGTTTCTTTTACTGCTAGCATAATGGCTTTGTATAGTTGCAGGTGAATGCTTAGGTCTTCAATTGttcaatatctaaataataagcaatgtccTAGTTTCtagtttttattttacattaaagACCCTAACTTTCAAAagtattatttttccttttatcttcttcttctctatgttactaagcttaataggAGAATCTTATTTGATGAGTTTTCttttatgtaattattttagggttttcatgcaatGAAGTCAAGTCACTATCCTAAGACTTCCTTTCTCATTCTTTTGCAGAAAAAGTGATAAATTctcttcatattttttttcttttcttttgcagaTCTTACCCTGTGATCTGAGagaagttatttaaaaaaaatatggatcttaaattcattttttttaaagaaagatgTAGTGAAAACAAGCATGTGATGATAGATTTGCTGATATATAGAATGAAGATGACATTTCCTTCATATTTTTTTCCTCTGAGATTACCTTAACCTTTTCCTTATTAGAATACACTACACTACCTGCCTTggggtgtttttttttcttttgtaatgaCAAAAAGcttctcttctttttttgtttaacTGATCATGGAAAATGAAAGGGACCATCTCAGTTGTCTTCCTCAAAACCCCCATTTTCATGTAGGAAAGAGGTTTTTTGAACAATGAGAAAGTCCAGGGGGCAGGCAGTGTTGAGTATTGACTaccctaaaaaaatgaaaaaatataaataaaacaaagcccTAGATACTGTACTAGTTGGAAGTTAAAGAAAAGCTCTATATACTtccaaaaacattttttttattttctttttgctttggaAAATCTTAGAACTTTATATGAGTTCTTGTTCTTCAAACACCTACAAGTTTTAATAAGCAAATGATTTGTATGTAAAAGGGTttataagctaaaatttttttacatgatttttgCAGGTCAATGTTCCATGCAACAGCTTGTTTGAAACAGTAACAGTCAGATGTGGGCAGTGCTCCAATCTGTGTTCGGTAAACCTGGCAGCTTCCTTTCAATCAAGGGCTGGAAAAGATGTTCAGGTTATGATCATCATctttttcttcaatatttttttctTGTAGATCCAGTTAGGGTTTCTGGGATTTTATCTCTTTCCAAGGAAAATCTCTGTAATTTCCCATGGGGCCTTGAAATCTAGGGTTGCAAAGCCCCAAAGAATAGTTTATTTACAAAGCATATTTTCTCAGATCACTCAAAAAACCCTAGGAGCTGCTCTAAGGACCCATGATTAAAACCAAATTCCTAAATATTCTTTTTCATAGGTCAGGATATAGTTAGCTAATTAGGGCAAATCAAAGTTTCAGgattttccattctttcattgagcctcaatttcaaaaaatttcaattcgATTTTGATTGGCAAGAATTTTAGGGTTTGTAGGCTTTGGTCACTacacaaaattttcctttttcttaggtTTTGTCTTCTATTGTACCAAATATAAAAGCCTCAGTTTTTAGATCCCAAGGatgctattttatatatatatatataaaatatcatatatgtgtatatataaatattctgTTTAACATCAATCTTGGTTGCTTCTGGGATGTGGGTGAAAGTTATTTAATTCAGCACAATGaaactattttttattgatttagtcACTTCAGTGTTGTTTTTTCctttgttctttctttctttttagctcattttatggggaaactaaaatctaaaaaaggTTTCTGAAGAATATATATCTGAGAAAAAGCAAATGGATAATGCTAAGTTTTTGCAGACAGAAAACTTTGCAAAACCATTGATCATGCTTGTCCAATCAAAGAGATAGATCCCAATCTAATGCTTTAAGTGGAACCTAATAAAAACTTTGAAATGTGATTAAGGTCATTCAAAGCTATTAATCAACATTATAATAATATACTTTTTGCATTGATTAATAGAGAAAATTGCTTCATTAGTGCCACAGGATACTCCATACATTGATTTAGGGATCTTTGAAAGAATTAATCTTTAtctatcataaaacaaatataaaagacACCTTAATATGATTAACTATAGTGATTTTATACCTGTATGTTATGATATTATTTTGTGGTTTTCAATTTTTCCGTCCATACTTTCGATTAATCTTGATAGCGACTGCATTTAGATGAGATAACCGAAATTGCGTTGTGACTGCAATTTAAATCCAGAACATAGTTAATTGATGTTAGTTTATTAATGGTTTTTAGGTGCCTAATTACACATCATCGGAGTACAGAATTGACTTAGGGTCTTCCTCCAGGTGCAAGAACAAGTTACCAAAGCGAGCAACAACTATAAACACTACCACTCAAGAAAGGGTTGTTAATCGACGTGAGTATCCTTGcattattattttgtgtttaatttgtgattcattttaattttaaaatatacatttcatgGACTTTTTTCCCAGCTCCTGACAAGAGGCATAGGGCTCCTTCATTGTACAATCAGTTCATCAAGTAATAGTGACTGTAATTTGATCATTaattatgttgattttttttttgtgctcTATATTAATAACCTCTAATCTTTTGGGATGAAAATGGGGGTATGTTTATAGAGAGGAGATTCAGAGGATCAAGCTGAACAATCCTGATATCACTCACAGGGAGGCATTTAGCACTGCTGCTAAGAATGTAAGCTCAATATTAGCTTTCatcataaaaaaagaagaagcatagTCTAGTTTGAACAATCCAGATATCACTGACAGAGTTTTGTGTTTGTGTGATTTGGGGTTCTCAACTACAGTGGGCTCGCTTCCCTCACATTCATTTTGGACTGATGCTGGAGACTGACAATCAACCTAAGCTGAATGATGTAAGTACTAACTTCCATTCAGAAGCAATGCAAACTATATAattatcttttcttttgtttcactTATTGGGGAAAATTATGGGAAGGAGAAATGAATGGACACTGatataaattttttcttaaaaacattaTCTCCAACTCATCATAGTGAAACGAGTTTCTTTCAAATGTATGTCACGATTTGATTCATAACTACTATTAATTTGCATAACTTAAATATAAGGATGGTGGAGGGACCAAAACCATAATTTACATACACATTTATTTGGAACTCAATTAGATCTAAAACCAACAacattaaattttgttgaacatGCATGGGCTACTTCAATTTTTGTGTTGAttcaccctttttttttcctttgaatttTATAATGCAGGACTCAACTGAGCCATTCCACCAGCTGCTTAAGTGAATAAATGGCTATTGATACTTACTAAAATATGTATGCTGTTGAAATAAAAGGCTTTCGTTATGAGAGCTGTATCAACTTATAATTTGTTTGTTTAAATGCACTTTGCTTTATTAATCTATGTCATGATtgatgttattatatatatataagagttttGATGCATACATTTCATTTTTCTCTCATAAAAATTATAGGTACGTAATGTAAATTTGGTATTGGTTAAAAACTTTAACTAAATTTTTCACCAAATTGAAAACTCTTTATACAACTAAAAAATATCTATGATACAacacaaatttagaattttattgggtttttttttttttaaatgtgacaACTTTGAGATTCTAGGTTTACATCATATCTCTTCTCTAAgttataaataggagaataatgcactTTACCTTACTTGAATATATGTCatcttgcattgacaataatgtTTATTCCAATCCAGGGGTGTAACTAGAGTGGTTGGCAAGGCCCTGGCCCtcttaaaatggaaaaattttcatttagattctttaaatttttaaaaattttaaattagtaaaaattaaattacaatttgaccccttaaaaatgatcaaaatttgatttaatcttttaaaaattataaatatataggctattaaaatgataaaattactttttattaccGTAAAACTTACAATTTAATAAAGAAAACTATAGAAGTTGACATTTAAATTCTAAATGTGAAATTGTGAGAATCATTTTGgattaattagattaaatttacaATTGAAACAAATGTACCACTGTTTTAACAAaactattgttttatttattaacaaattgattaatacagtaaaattttaaattttaaattttgaaaagaaattttatttatggatgaaatttaaaaaa contains:
- the LOC107943058 gene encoding axial regulator YABBY 5, with the protein product MSSSHNSAPEQLCYIPCNLCNIILAVNVPCNSLFETVTVRCGQCSNLCSVNLAASFQSRAGKDVQVPNYTSSEYRIDLGSSSRCKNKLPKRATTINTTTQERVVNRPPDKRHRAPSLYNQFIKEEIQRIKLNNPDITHREAFSTAAKNWARFPHIHFGLMLETDNQPKLNDDSTEPFHQLLK